A genomic stretch from Arachis stenosperma cultivar V10309 chromosome 3, arast.V10309.gnm1.PFL2, whole genome shotgun sequence includes:
- the LOC130968722 gene encoding uncharacterized protein LOC130968722, producing the protein MAGYKLLKRKGIDHVPDDFYDFPLSSPATKIRRLDGELPPIAEVELEHEQPLPISAEAEADASPPPNAERALVIFKPLMHSSSPFSLTLDSDLLSRFKREAHCSKGDSDCERLIKSAVEKEEQDKRNRGMAIVPWAPSSNFAQGSNIANTEMMEADHMGPEPEEEPSVMMDVENQQEENNSHFKSSSSMLNLSNGGGVLVGGVAATPEGFNQWQQQQQQQQQQHHCLWPHLPQNMSTPITWTR; encoded by the exons ATGGCGGGATACAAACTGTTGAAGCGGAAAGGCATCGATCATGTTCCCGACGATTTCTACGATTTCCCTCTTTCTTCTCCCGCCACCAAGATTCGCCGTCTG GATGGTGAGTTGCCGCCAATTGCAGAGGTGGAACTCGAACATGAACAACCCTTGCCCATTTCAGCGGAAGCAGAAGCAGATGCTTCTCCACCTCCCAACGCAGAGAGAGCTCTCGTTATCTTCAAGCCGCTAATGCATTCgtcttctcctttctctctcACCCTCGACTCTGATCTCCTCTCTCGATTCAAGA GGGAAGCGCATTGCTCGAAAGGTGACTCTGATTGCGAGCGCCTCATAAAATCAGCGGTGGAGAAGGAAGAACAAGACAAGAGGAATCGTGGAATGGCTATTGTGCCTTGGGCACCCTCATCCAATTTCGCGCAAGGTTCCAATATTGCAAATACAGAGATGATGGAAGCTGATCACATGGGTCCAGAACCAGAAGAAGAACCATCCGTGATGATGGATGTAGAAAACcaacaagaagaaaataataGTCATTTTAAGTCTTCAAGTTCAATGCTAAATCTAAGTAATGGTGGTGGTGTTCTTGTTGGTGGAGTGGCAGCAACACCAGAAGGGTTCAACCAGTGGCAGCAACAGCAACAGCAACAGCAACAGCAGCATCATTGCTTGTGGCCACATCTTCCTCAAAACATGTCAACTCCAATCACATGGACACGTTGA
- the LOC130968720 gene encoding ethanolamine-phosphate cytidylyltransferase-like: MDYDSNSWIWEGVYNHPHVLGGLMVTAALLGLSTSYFGGMTNSWSNLGIFPKKRSGKRRVRVYMDGCFDLMHYGHANALRQAKALGDELVVGLVSDEEILANKGPPVLSMEERLTLVSGLKWVDEVITDAPYAITEEFLNRLFYEYNIDYVIHGDDPCLLPDGTDAYAAAKKAGRYKQIKRTEGVSSTDIVGRIMSSLKDQKAREDLDGTDAKPQEESKPKVSHLSQFLPTSRRIVQFSNGKGPGPDARIVYVDGAFDLFHAGHVEILKKARQLGDFLLVGIHSDETVSSQRGNHYPIMHLHERSLSVLACGYVDEVIIGAPWEITKDMITTFNISAVVHGTVAEKSLYSERDPYEVPKSMGIFHLLESPKDITTTSVAQRIMANHEAYVKRNAKKAHSEKRYYEEKTYVTGD, encoded by the exons ATGGATTATGACAGTAATAGTTGGATTTGGGAGGGGGTATACAACCACCCACATGTGTTGGGTGGTCTAATGGTTACAGCAGCCTTGCTGGGACTGTCGACGAGCTACTTTGGGGGGATGACCAACTCCTGGTCTAATTTGGGGATTTTCCCTAAGAAGAGATCCGGTAAGAGGCGTGTTCGGGTTTACATGGATGGTTGTTTTGATCTGATGCACTATGGCCATGCCAATGCACTCAGACAGGCAAAAGCTCTAGGAGATGAATTGGTTGTGGGTCTGGTGAGTGATGAGGAGATCCTCGCCAATAAAGGCCCGCCTGTTTTGTCCATGGAGGAGAG GCTGACCCTTGTTAGTGGATTGAAATGGGTGGACGAAGTCATAACCGATGCTCCTTATGCAATTACTGAGGAATTCTTGAATCGTCTTTTCTATGAATACAACATTGACTATGTCATACATGGGGATGACCCTTGCCTGCTTCCAGATGGAACAGATGCTTATGCTGCAGCAAAGAAAGCTGGCCGATACAAGCAAATTAAACGTACTGAAGGAGTTTCCAGCACAGATATTGTTG GAAGAATTATGTCTTCGTTAAAAGATCAAAAAGCTCGCGAAGATCTTGATGGTACTGATGCAAAACCTCAAGAAGAAAGCAAGCCAAAGGTTTCCCACTTGTCCCAATTCCTACCAACTTCCCGACGTATTGTACAGTTTTCAAATGGCAAG GGGCCTGGACCTGATGCTCGTATTGTATACGTTGATGGGGCATTTGATCTCTTCCATGCTGGGCACGTTGAG ATACTTAAGAAGGCTAGGCAGCTCGGAGATTTTCTTCTTGTTGGTATCCACTCAGACGAGACTGTGAG CTCACAACGAGGGAATCACTATCCAATTATGCACCTACACGAGCGTAGCCTTAGTGTGCTGGCTTGCGGCTATGTTGATGAAGTCATTATTGGCGCACCATGGGAAATTACAAAGGACATG ATCACAACTTTCAATATCTCAGCGGTTGTGCACGGGACTGTTGCTGAGAAATCATTATAT AGTGAAAGAGATCCATATGAGGTCCCAAAGAGCATGGGAATATTCCACTTGCTTGAAAGCCCTAAAGATATCACTACTACCTCAGTAGCCCAGCGTATTATGGCTAACCATGAAGCCTATGTG AAACGCAATGCTAAGAAGGCTCACAGCGAAAAGAGATACTATGAAGAAAAGACTTATGTGACTGGAGattag